GAAACACTTGGAGAAAAGGAAGGCCTTGATTTCAAACTATTTGAAACACACAAAGATTTGCTTGATTTGGCTTATAGCAAAGTTATGGATAATCGTGGCAAAGGCTGGCAAGAATGGACCAATCTTCCTTTCAATCAGCAAGACGTTGTAAAGGACATTTTAGAAACCGCAAAAAAGTACAAGGATTATGACAATGTTGTTGTATTTGGTATAGGCGGTTCTGCTTTGGGTACTATCGCAGTAGCCAATGCTCTTTTGCATTTGAGACACAATGAACTTGATAAGAGCGTAAGAAAAGCTCCTCGTTTGTATGTAGAAGACAATGTTGATCCCGAAAGAATGCAGGCTTTGTTGGATGTTATTGATGTTGAAAAGACTGTATTCAATGTAATAACCAAGAGCGGTACTACAAGTGAAACCTTGTCTCAATACATGATTATTTATAATGTTTTGAAGGAAAAACTTGGAGACAAAGCAAAAGACAATATACTTATAACCACTACCATAGGCAAAGGCACACTTTATGATATCGCTATAAAAGAAGGATATAAGGTATTCGGCTTAGGACAAGGCGTTGGCGGCAGATTCAGCGTTCTTTCGCCTGTAGGACTTCTTCCTCTAGCATTGGTTGGCATTGACATCAATGCTTTGCTAGAAGGCGCAAGAGAAATGAGTGAAGCATGCTTCTCACCTGAAGTTTTGAAAAACCCTGCACTTTGCACAGCTTTTTTACAATATATGTCCATGAGAAATGGCAAAAATATCTCTGTAATGATGCCTTATGCTGACAGCCTAAAATATATGTCTGATTTTTATTGTCAGATTTGGGGTGAGTCGCTCGGCAAGGCTATTGATAATAATAATAATGTTGTTCATGTTGGACAAACTCCTGCAAAGGCTTTGGGTGTAACTGATCAACACAGCCAGATTCAGTTATATACTGAAGGACCTTTTGATAAGGTTGTTACATTCTTGGCGGTTGAAAAGTATAGAAATACTGTTACTATTAAGCCGGCAGGCGATTATAAAGAAATTGAATTTTTAGAAAACAAAACGCTCAATGAGCTTATTAATTGCGAAAGAAAAGCTACAGAATTTGCCTTGGCAAAATATAAGAGAGCTAACTTTACTATAACTTTACCTGAAGTTAACGCTCATACAGTAGGTGAGTTATTGCAATACTTTATGTACGAGACAGCTTATTGCGGCGCTATGCTTGATATTGATACATATAATCAACCTGGCGTTGAAGAAGGCAAACAGGCAACTTTTGCAATGATGGGCAGAAAGAACTATGAAACAAAACTTGCTGAAATCAATTCTTTAAAAAAGGATGCACGTTATATAATCTAACAGAAGATAAAGAATTTTTTATAAATTTATAAAATACATAGGCGGTTTGATTTTTTACTTGATATCAGATATAATATTTTTTATAAGGTAAATATGTATTTTATTGATTTATTTTTGATGTTTTTGATATTTTCTTTCCTTGGTTGGGCAATAGAAACAATCTATTGCTCATTCCTAGAAAAGAGATTTGTTCATAGAGGATTTCTAAACGGACCTATTTGTCCTATTTATGGATTAGGTGCGTTGTCGGTAGGAATTCCCCTTTCTTATATTAAGATTAATAATCTTGTTTTTAATATTATTTTGGTGTATGTATCAGGTGTTGTTATCTGTTCTATTATAGAATATTTTATTGGTTTCATCTTAGAAAAAGTTTTTAAGATGAAACTATG
Above is a window of Clostridia bacterium DNA encoding:
- a CDS encoding glucose-6-phosphate isomerase, translated to MQLKFDFNNMMKETLGEKEGLDFKLFETHKDLLDLAYSKVMDNRGKGWQEWTNLPFNQQDVVKDILETAKKYKDYDNVVVFGIGGSALGTIAVANALLHLRHNELDKSVRKAPRLYVEDNVDPERMQALLDVIDVEKTVFNVITKSGTTSETLSQYMIIYNVLKEKLGDKAKDNILITTTIGKGTLYDIAIKEGYKVFGLGQGVGGRFSVLSPVGLLPLALVGIDINALLEGAREMSEACFSPEVLKNPALCTAFLQYMSMRNGKNISVMMPYADSLKYMSDFYCQIWGESLGKAIDNNNNVVHVGQTPAKALGVTDQHSQIQLYTEGPFDKVVTFLAVEKYRNTVTIKPAGDYKEIEFLENKTLNELINCERKATEFALAKYKRANFTITLPEVNAHTVGELLQYFMYETAYCGAMLDIDTYNQPGVEEGKQATFAMMGRKNYETKLAEINSLKKDARYII